A genomic stretch from Tamandua tetradactyla isolate mTamTet1 chromosome 15, mTamTet1.pri, whole genome shotgun sequence includes:
- the RPL15 gene encoding large ribosomal subunit protein eL15, producing the protein MGAYKYIQELWRKKQSDVMRFLLRVRCWQYRQLSALHRAPRPTRPDKARRLGYKAKQGYVIYRIRVRRGGRKRPVPKGATYGKPVHHGVNQLKFARSLQSVAEERAGRHCGALRVLNSYWVGEDSTYKFFEVILIDPFHKAIRRNPDTQWITKPVHKHREMRGLTSAGRKSRGLGKGHKFHHTIGGSRRAAWRRRNTLQLHRYR; encoded by the exons ATGGGTGCCTATAAGTACATACAGGAGCTATGGAGGAAGAAGCAGTCCGATGTCATGCGCTTTCTTCTGAGGGTCCGCTGCTGGCAGTACCGCCAGCTCTCTGCGCTCCACAGGGCCCCCCGTCCCACTCGGCCTGATAAAGCGCGCAGACTGGGCTACAAGGCCAAGCAAG GTTATGTCATCTATAGGATTCGAGTGCGCCGTGGTGGCCGCAAACGCCCGGTTCCTAAGGGTGCAACCTATGGCAAGCCTGTCCATCATGGTGTTAACCAGCTCAAGTTTGCTAGAAGCCTTCAGTCTGTTGCTGAG GAGCGAGCTGGACGCCACTGCGGGGCGCTGAGAGTCCTGAATTCTTACTGGGTTGGTGAAGATTCCACATACAAATTCTTTGAGGTTATCCTCATTGATCCATTCCATAAAGCTATCAGAAGGAATCCTGACACCCAGTGGATCACCAAGCCAGTCCACAAGCACAGGGAGATGCGTGGGCTGACATCTGCAGGCCGCAAGAGCCGTGGCCTTGGAAAGGGCCACAAGTTCCACCACACAATTGGTGGTTCTCGCCGTGCAGCTTGGAGAAGGCGCAATACTCTCCAGCTCCATCGTTATCGCTAA